One genomic region from bacterium encodes:
- a CDS encoding Minf_1886 family protein, whose translation MNNEKSFEEIVEEIVQKDHRYKAESYSFVMSALGFTQNKLKRNGHVSGQELLKGIQDVALELFGPMARTVFEHWGIYKTEDFGHIVFNMVNSGLMGKTDSDSIDDFKDIYDFKKVFDEAPFPKINLKSTTKKLSCKI comes from the coding sequence ATGAATAATGAAAAAAGTTTTGAGGAAATAGTAGAAGAAATTGTCCAGAAAGACCATCGCTATAAAGCAGAATCTTATTCTTTTGTTATGTCTGCTTTAGGATTTACTCAAAATAAATTAAAAAGAAACGGACATGTTAGTGGACAAGAGCTTTTAAAAGGTATCCAGGATGTGGCATTAGAACTTTTTGGACCAATGGCTCGCACCGTTTTTGAACACTGGGGAATATACAAAACTGAGGATTTTGGACATATTGTTTTCAATATGGTTAATTCTGGATTAATGGGTAAGACAGATAGCGATAGTATCGATGATTTTAAGGATATATATGATTTTAAGAAGGTTTTTGATGAAGCCCCATTTCCAAAAATAAACCTGAAATCTACCACTAAAAAATTAAGTTGCAAAATATAA